One Cryobacterium psychrophilum DNA segment encodes these proteins:
- a CDS encoding NAD(P)-dependent alcohol dehydrogenase, translating to MVKAIIQRQYGGPETYEQANLPKPVPDTDEVLIRVRGASLNAADILLMRGEPYLLRLAFGLRGPRVTIRGRDAAGVVEAVGSAVHRFTVGDEVFAEVSAGSFAEYTVAPERVVSRKPTTVSFESAATVPVAGTTALQGLRDVARVRPGDSVLINGAAGGVGSFAVQLARALGAEVTAVCSTRNVDLVRSVGAHHVIDYATQDFASGDTTYDAVFDLVGNRTINECRRALKRHGTLVLSSGAGGRVFGPMGRILGASVRSMFVEQTLRPLVATASAADLDVLREHIEAGRVSPAIERTYPLAETKAAVSHLIEHHARGKVAISV from the coding sequence ATGGTGAAAGCGATCATCCAGCGGCAATACGGTGGGCCAGAAACCTACGAACAGGCGAACCTGCCGAAGCCCGTACCGGACACCGACGAAGTGCTCATCCGGGTGCGCGGGGCATCACTCAACGCCGCAGACATCCTGTTGATGCGCGGTGAGCCGTATCTCTTACGCCTCGCTTTCGGCCTGCGCGGACCGCGCGTTACGATCCGCGGGAGGGATGCCGCGGGCGTGGTCGAAGCGGTGGGATCTGCCGTGCACCGGTTCACGGTCGGCGACGAGGTGTTCGCGGAGGTGAGCGCGGGGAGTTTCGCGGAGTACACCGTCGCGCCGGAGCGCGTGGTCTCCCGTAAGCCCACCACGGTCTCTTTCGAGTCCGCGGCAACGGTGCCCGTCGCCGGAACGACGGCGCTTCAGGGTCTGCGCGATGTGGCGCGAGTGCGGCCGGGAGACTCCGTGCTCATCAACGGGGCAGCGGGTGGAGTGGGGTCGTTCGCGGTGCAGCTCGCCCGGGCGCTCGGAGCCGAAGTCACCGCCGTATGCAGCACCCGCAACGTCGACCTGGTGCGTTCCGTCGGCGCCCATCACGTCATCGACTACGCGACGCAGGATTTCGCCTCGGGCGACACGACCTACGACGCGGTGTTCGATCTCGTGGGCAACCGCACCATTAACGAGTGCCGCCGAGCTCTCAAACGGCACGGAACACTCGTGCTGTCCTCCGGAGCAGGTGGCCGCGTTTTCGGGCCGATGGGTCGCATTCTCGGGGCCTCGGTGCGGTCGATGTTTGTCGAGCAGACACTACGCCCGTTGGTGGCCACGGCGAGCGCCGCTGACCTCGACGTGCTGCGCGAGCACATCGAGGCCGGTCGAGTCTCCCCGGCGATCGAGCGCACCTACCCTCTCGCCGAGACCAAAGCCGCCGTGAGTCATCTCATCGAGCACCACGCGCGGGGCAAGGTCGCCATCTCGGTGTGA
- a CDS encoding serine hydrolase domain-containing protein, with the protein MVTPQPPSASPSTSRSKFSATDFTRKLDRHLDRITRARGELGAPQVLVRSRLHGIDYSYGARRTPFHAASIGKVATTALMMQLVDEGAVSLDTSVQSVLGPLDGVLMAETTVRQLLDHTSGAADYFEGPVTSGPPFLELVVGNPDRFWEPRDLVEFSRTRQVPIGMPGERFHYSDTGYILAGLVIEAVAGAPFHEVLRDRIFRPLGMNDSWMMWRSDPVASAGRNNGTIAPLWLGRVEASGFRSVSCDWAGGGIVSTVDDLATLSEGLQSALISAGALVEMRRIRHRFRRGIHYGTGLMELRFGEFSFLLRGFPSPTGHIGVLGTHMFYDAVHDAHIVMNFHSTREMVRSFRTLIRIEQLLSHR; encoded by the coding sequence ATGGTCACACCACAACCCCCATCCGCCTCGCCGTCGACCTCCAGGTCGAAGTTCTCCGCCACGGACTTCACCAGGAAGCTCGACCGACATCTTGACCGGATCACCCGGGCTCGCGGTGAGCTCGGGGCACCCCAGGTGCTTGTTCGGTCGCGTCTGCATGGAATCGACTATTCCTACGGTGCGCGCAGAACCCCGTTCCACGCGGCGAGCATCGGCAAGGTCGCGACGACAGCTCTCATGATGCAGCTCGTCGACGAGGGCGCGGTGAGTCTCGATACCTCTGTGCAGTCTGTTCTCGGTCCTCTCGACGGTGTGCTGATGGCCGAGACCACGGTGCGCCAGCTCCTGGACCATACGTCCGGTGCCGCGGACTATTTCGAAGGGCCGGTTACCTCCGGACCTCCGTTTCTCGAGCTCGTCGTGGGCAACCCAGACCGCTTCTGGGAACCGCGCGACCTGGTCGAGTTCAGCCGCACACGGCAGGTGCCGATCGGGATGCCTGGTGAGCGATTTCACTATTCGGATACCGGGTACATCCTCGCGGGGCTCGTGATCGAGGCCGTGGCGGGCGCGCCATTTCACGAGGTGCTGCGCGACCGGATCTTTCGCCCACTCGGGATGAACGACAGCTGGATGATGTGGCGTTCGGATCCGGTGGCATCCGCTGGGCGGAATAATGGCACGATCGCGCCGCTGTGGCTCGGTCGCGTCGAGGCGAGCGGCTTCCGGAGTGTGAGCTGCGACTGGGCGGGCGGCGGAATCGTGTCGACGGTCGATGATCTCGCGACGCTCAGCGAGGGACTCCAGTCGGCATTGATCAGCGCGGGGGCGCTCGTCGAGATGCGGCGGATTCGCCATCGGTTTCGCCGCGGCATTCACTACGGAACGGGGCTCATGGAGCTGCGATTCGGCGAATTCTCGTTCCTGCTGCGCGGATTTCCCAGCCCGACCGGGCACATCGGAGTGCTGGGCACCCACATGTTCTACGACGCGGTGCACGACGCCCACATCGTGATGAACTTTCATTCAACCCGTGAGATGGTGCGGAGCTTTCGCACGCTAATCCGCATTGAGCAGCTGCTGAGTCACCGGTGA
- a CDS encoding DUF6326 family protein, producing MTRTLITPLHRPTLLSTLWIVLMFNYIYADVLGLNDPAHLIALESGTIGGLPFSPDKLVAAGLLMQVPIAMVLLSRVLRQTPNRVLNMLAAAFMAVTQVATLFFGTPPTPVYYLFSAIEIILLVVILVVAAAWRRTAPATVPDKALATA from the coding sequence ATGACCCGCACCCTGATCACCCCTCTGCACCGCCCCACACTGCTCTCGACCCTCTGGATCGTGCTGATGTTCAACTACATCTACGCCGATGTGCTCGGGCTGAACGATCCGGCACACCTCATCGCCCTCGAGTCAGGCACAATCGGTGGGCTGCCCTTCTCGCCCGACAAGCTTGTTGCTGCGGGTCTGCTGATGCAGGTGCCGATCGCGATGGTCTTGCTGTCACGCGTGCTTCGTCAAACCCCGAACCGGGTGCTCAACATGCTCGCGGCTGCGTTCATGGCGGTCACCCAGGTGGCCACGCTGTTCTTCGGCACTCCGCCGACTCCCGTCTACTACCTCTTTTCCGCAATCGAGATCATCCTTCTCGTCGTGATCCTGGTCGTTGCGGCAGCCTGGCGTCGTACCGCCCCGGCGACCGTGCCCGACAAAGCGCTGGCCACCGCGTGA
- a CDS encoding DUF3427 domain-containing protein translates to MSATSNQLTLDNNFGFLDSHVKSDQVFHPTLVSNADGNTMLRTIREELKRSRRFVFSVAFITPSAIAMLKQALLDFRGSGTIITSTYLGFNSPAAFLELLNLEDIDVYVHPDSDVGFHAKGYIFEQEASTTAIVGSSNLTERALLRNHEWNLRFSALPDGDIVQQLNRAAQAHIDASVALTGEWIDEYALTWSAQLRQDSRGPSSTEPMVDMPPTGVILPNVMQVEALAEIAALRDTGENRAVVISATGTGKTILSALDVRAYAPKRMLFVVHREQILDRAIAEFKRVLNAPDSDFAKFVGAKKEVDRRYVFASIQSLSRPGNLAEIEANAFDYVLIDEVHRAGAASYRRVIDYLKPAFLLGMTATPERTDDFNVFELFGYNVPYEIRLQKALEADMLAPFHYYGVTDFVRDNGEVIDQLADLGRLIASERVDHLVSTIEKYGHAGVPVRGLIFCSRNGEAAELAGLLNLREVHGKRLRTRALSGEDSVEERELAVQMLERGDLDYLATVDIFNEGIDIPSVNQVVMLRQTLSSIVFTQQLGRGLRKAAGKDHLVVIDFIGNYDNNYLIPIALFGDSTLNKDSIRKKIIDAQEAGAIAGLSSVNFDAISRERIFASLATTKLDSMTNLKKAFLELKNRLGRAPLLVDFARFDLVDPTVIATKQKNYWRFLEKVGARNVPAGTYEDAVLTFLSAELLNGKRPHELILLSTLLSSADGVPAQHFKATLAENALADDSATLASVLRVLNLKFFKVAEAAKYGAAAIVTLGNGVYELGEEFAEAWDAKPLFRQAVRDVVDTGLYLARHRYNWTGQLEVGQRYSRKDVCRLLNWTSNEQSTIYGYKVDFSSNSCPIFVTYHKGSEVSESTQYEDEFLNPSALTWFTRSSRTLASGEVKAIVENQLPLHVFAKKDDAEGTDFYYLGRAKSQDARQTKMANGKKLEVVSMTLGLESPIESSLYEYFATGASGV, encoded by the coding sequence GTGAGCGCGACGAGCAATCAGCTGACGCTTGATAACAACTTTGGGTTTCTAGATTCACACGTCAAATCCGATCAGGTCTTCCATCCGACCCTTGTGTCAAATGCCGACGGCAACACGATGCTCCGCACCATTCGTGAGGAGCTCAAGCGCTCGCGTCGCTTCGTCTTCTCCGTCGCATTCATCACACCAAGCGCGATCGCCATGCTCAAGCAAGCACTTCTTGATTTTCGAGGCTCGGGCACGATCATTACCTCCACCTATCTGGGATTCAACTCGCCGGCGGCGTTTCTTGAGCTTCTCAACCTCGAGGACATTGACGTCTACGTGCATCCCGATTCCGATGTTGGGTTTCATGCGAAGGGGTACATTTTCGAGCAAGAGGCGAGCACTACAGCCATCGTCGGCAGCTCAAATCTAACCGAACGCGCCCTTCTGCGGAACCATGAATGGAATCTGCGTTTTTCGGCACTTCCCGACGGTGACATCGTGCAGCAGTTGAACCGCGCTGCGCAGGCACACATCGACGCCTCGGTGGCCCTTACTGGGGAGTGGATAGACGAGTATGCGTTGACGTGGTCCGCGCAGCTCCGTCAAGATTCACGCGGGCCCAGCTCGACTGAGCCGATGGTCGATATGCCACCCACCGGGGTAATACTTCCAAATGTTATGCAGGTCGAAGCACTCGCTGAGATTGCGGCCTTAAGAGACACGGGGGAAAACCGCGCTGTCGTCATTTCCGCGACCGGCACCGGAAAGACCATCCTTTCCGCGCTCGACGTACGCGCGTATGCGCCGAAGCGGATGTTGTTCGTCGTGCACCGCGAGCAAATCCTTGACCGTGCAATCGCTGAGTTCAAGCGCGTGCTCAACGCGCCCGATAGTGATTTCGCGAAGTTCGTGGGAGCAAAGAAGGAGGTCGATCGTCGCTATGTGTTTGCCTCGATTCAGTCACTCTCCCGGCCAGGGAATCTTGCGGAGATTGAGGCCAACGCCTTTGACTACGTTCTGATTGACGAAGTCCACCGAGCAGGAGCTGCGAGCTACCGGAGGGTGATCGACTACCTGAAACCGGCATTCTTGCTTGGAATGACAGCGACTCCCGAGCGCACCGACGACTTCAATGTGTTTGAGCTGTTTGGCTACAACGTGCCATACGAAATCCGTTTGCAGAAGGCGCTCGAGGCAGACATGCTGGCGCCGTTCCACTATTACGGAGTAACAGACTTCGTAAGAGACAACGGCGAGGTCATTGATCAGCTCGCAGATCTCGGCCGGCTGATCGCCTCCGAGCGCGTTGATCATCTCGTGTCGACCATCGAAAAGTATGGCCACGCAGGAGTGCCGGTTCGAGGGTTGATCTTCTGCAGCAGGAACGGTGAGGCGGCTGAGCTCGCTGGGCTTCTCAACCTGCGCGAAGTTCATGGCAAGCGGCTCCGTACACGCGCGCTCAGTGGAGAAGACTCGGTCGAGGAACGCGAGTTGGCCGTGCAGATGTTGGAGCGCGGCGATCTTGATTATCTCGCCACCGTGGACATTTTCAACGAAGGTATCGACATCCCCTCGGTCAATCAGGTGGTGATGCTCCGGCAGACGCTCTCAAGCATCGTATTCACACAGCAGCTGGGACGTGGGCTTCGCAAAGCTGCAGGCAAAGACCACCTTGTGGTGATCGACTTCATCGGCAACTACGACAACAACTACTTGATCCCGATAGCGCTGTTCGGTGACAGCACTCTCAACAAAGATTCGATCCGTAAAAAGATCATCGATGCGCAAGAAGCCGGAGCGATAGCGGGGCTGTCGAGCGTCAACTTTGACGCGATTTCGAGGGAGAGAATCTTCGCTTCCTTGGCGACTACAAAGCTTGACAGCATGACAAACCTCAAGAAGGCCTTCCTCGAGCTCAAGAACAGGCTGGGTCGCGCTCCACTTCTCGTTGACTTTGCCCGCTTCGATCTGGTCGACCCCACGGTCATCGCTACAAAGCAAAAGAACTACTGGAGATTCCTTGAGAAGGTCGGCGCGCGCAATGTGCCTGCTGGAACCTATGAGGACGCCGTACTGACGTTCCTCTCTGCAGAACTGCTCAATGGCAAACGACCGCATGAGCTCATACTCCTGAGTACGCTTCTGTCGAGCGCAGATGGAGTACCGGCACAGCATTTCAAAGCCACTCTTGCGGAAAACGCACTGGCCGACGATTCGGCGACACTTGCCTCCGTGCTGCGTGTACTGAATCTGAAGTTCTTCAAAGTGGCAGAAGCCGCGAAGTACGGCGCCGCAGCGATCGTCACTCTTGGAAACGGGGTGTATGAGCTCGGTGAAGAATTTGCGGAGGCATGGGACGCTAAACCGCTCTTCCGACAGGCCGTACGTGACGTCGTCGACACTGGACTATATTTGGCTCGACACCGCTACAACTGGACCGGACAGCTTGAGGTTGGCCAACGCTACTCGCGCAAAGACGTCTGCCGCCTACTCAACTGGACGTCGAACGAGCAAAGCACAATCTACGGATACAAGGTCGACTTCTCGTCGAATAGTTGCCCCATTTTTGTCACATATCACAAGGGGTCAGAGGTCTCCGAGAGCACTCAGTATGAAGACGAGTTCCTAAACCCATCGGCCTTGACTTGGTTCACCCGAAGCAGTCGAACACTCGCCAGCGGCGAGGTGAAGGCGATCGTAGAGAATCAGCTTCCGCTCCACGTATTCGCGAAGAAGGACGACGCGGAAGGAACCGACTTCTACTATCTTGGCCGAGCAAAATCTCAGGATGCCCGCCAGACAAAGATGGCCAATGGGAAGAAGCTTGAGGTCGTGTCAATGACCCTTGGCCTCGAGAGCCCGATCGAGTCCAGTCTCTACGAGTACTTTGCGACTGGAGCATCAGGGGTTTAG
- a CDS encoding PadR family transcriptional regulator: MLKDEELATHRQELRRGTVVLACLMLLEKSNYGYALLTALDSSGFAVDANTLYPLLRRLEKQGLVQSEWNTDESRPRKFYATSPEGRQLAATLRGDWDELAAAITALTEEP; encoded by the coding sequence GTGCTTAAAGATGAGGAACTGGCTACCCACCGGCAGGAATTGCGCCGTGGCACCGTCGTGCTCGCCTGCCTCATGCTCCTGGAGAAGTCGAACTACGGTTACGCCCTACTCACGGCGCTCGATTCCTCCGGGTTCGCGGTCGACGCGAACACCCTTTATCCGCTACTGCGGCGCCTCGAAAAGCAGGGGCTGGTGCAGAGCGAATGGAATACCGACGAGTCCCGGCCCCGCAAGTTCTATGCCACGAGCCCCGAAGGCAGGCAGCTTGCCGCTACTCTTCGCGGAGACTGGGACGAACTCGCTGCTGCGATTACGGCACTGACGGAGGAACCATGA
- a CDS encoding (deoxy)nucleoside triphosphate pyrophosphohydrolase, which translates to MKKRINVVGAVLTRGQTVLAARRSSTMSLPGMWEFPGGKIESNESPEQALLRELEEELLCSAEIGAHVETTEHEYDFGIVILTTYYCSLTGVEPRLTEHSEIRWVQSAELDQLDWAPADVPAVKRVMKDFRE; encoded by the coding sequence TTGAAGAAGAGAATCAACGTCGTAGGTGCTGTGCTCACCAGGGGCCAGACAGTTCTAGCGGCACGGCGTAGTTCGACGATGTCGCTGCCCGGAATGTGGGAGTTTCCCGGGGGCAAGATCGAGTCCAACGAATCACCGGAGCAGGCATTGCTCCGGGAGCTCGAAGAAGAGCTCCTCTGCTCGGCAGAGATCGGTGCGCATGTCGAAACCACAGAGCACGAGTACGACTTTGGGATCGTCATCCTGACCACCTATTACTGCTCGCTAACTGGAGTGGAACCACGACTGACAGAGCACTCAGAAATTCGATGGGTGCAGTCCGCCGAACTCGACCAGCTCGACTGGGCTCCTGCCGACGTTCCCGCAGTCAAGCGGGTAATGAAAGACTTTCGGGAGTGA
- a CDS encoding YccF domain-containing protein: MKTLLNIIWLVLSGFWLFLGYMLAAVIMFVFIITIPWGIAAARIGVYALWPFGKTVVPTPTAGVGSFLGNVIWVVLAGWWIALEHLLSGIALCITIIGIPFGIANFKMIPVALMPLGKQIVDMP, translated from the coding sequence ATGAAGACCCTTCTCAACATCATCTGGCTCGTGCTCTCGGGCTTCTGGCTGTTCCTTGGCTACATGCTGGCGGCGGTCATCATGTTTGTGTTCATCATCACCATCCCCTGGGGTATCGCGGCGGCGCGCATCGGCGTCTACGCGCTCTGGCCGTTCGGCAAGACCGTGGTCCCCACACCAACCGCAGGCGTCGGGTCTTTCCTGGGCAACGTCATCTGGGTGGTGCTGGCCGGCTGGTGGATCGCCCTCGAGCATCTGCTCTCCGGCATCGCACTGTGCATCACGATCATCGGCATCCCGTTTGGGATTGCCAACTTCAAAATGATCCCAGTCGCGCTGATGCCGCTGGGCAAGCAGATCGTCGATATGCCGTAA
- a CDS encoding DUF429 domain-containing protein — translation MNYIGVDLAWGEGTATRAANETGLVHIDEAGTVLDAGWARGIGAVADWVIARCAPGDVIAIDAPLVIENATGMRECEREVAQRYGQWRVAANPSNLGRPILGGVTLRRRLEAAGFFYTDGSAPPLPHQVQFFECYPYTTLVGAAEFGYDTERPRYKRFNPALPTPAARRDFRAAECDELLRRMLRLNDVRPALDLRSHPVTAALIDERSPLKDTAYKHREDLLDAALCAWTAALWGQFGLERCQILGERDAPDADGRIPVIIAPARLEQRPGGRVAPAKRPRAGAPRPVGGTTTMTELLTAAATVLARDHVEDQDTAACDAARQDLLAAIAGLKTI, via the coding sequence ATGAACTACATCGGCGTCGACCTCGCGTGGGGCGAGGGCACCGCGACCAGGGCTGCCAACGAAACCGGGCTCGTGCACATTGACGAGGCGGGCACCGTTCTCGACGCGGGCTGGGCCCGGGGCATCGGCGCGGTCGCCGATTGGGTCATCGCGCGGTGTGCTCCCGGCGACGTGATCGCGATTGATGCGCCGCTGGTCATCGAGAATGCGACCGGCATGCGCGAGTGCGAACGCGAAGTCGCGCAGCGTTACGGGCAGTGGCGGGTCGCCGCCAACCCCTCGAATCTGGGGCGTCCGATCCTCGGTGGCGTCACGCTTCGTCGGCGACTCGAGGCCGCCGGGTTCTTCTACACGGATGGCAGCGCGCCGCCCCTCCCCCACCAGGTGCAGTTTTTCGAGTGCTACCCATACACGACCCTGGTCGGCGCGGCCGAGTTCGGGTACGACACCGAGCGGCCGCGCTACAAACGCTTCAACCCCGCGCTCCCCACTCCGGCCGCCCGACGCGATTTTCGCGCCGCCGAGTGCGACGAGCTCCTCCGCCGGATGCTGCGCCTCAACGACGTGCGGCCGGCCCTCGACCTCCGCTCCCACCCGGTCACGGCCGCGCTCATAGACGAGCGCTCGCCGCTCAAGGACACCGCCTACAAGCACCGGGAGGATCTGCTCGACGCCGCACTCTGCGCGTGGACGGCCGCGCTATGGGGCCAGTTCGGACTGGAACGGTGTCAGATCCTCGGCGAGCGCGACGCACCCGACGCCGACGGCCGCATTCCCGTGATCATCGCGCCCGCTCGCCTCGAGCAGCGCCCGGGCGGAAGGGTCGCGCCTGCGAAGCGTCCGCGCGCTGGTGCCCCTCGGCCCGTCGGCGGTACTACGACGATGACGGAATTACTCACCGCAGCCGCCACCGTTCTCGCTCGCGACCACGTCGAAGACCAGGACACGGCGGCATGCGATGCCGCCCGACAAGACCTTCTGGCTGCAATCGCCGGGCTCAAGACGATCTAG
- a CDS encoding DUF262 domain-containing protein, which yields MATKNLGLNLTEVIDGRLFTIADYQRPFSWGEKQLGDLWEDLDLMGGAGSHYAGTLVLRPVADVADDRSELRQFEVIDGQQRLTTCFLILDRIRRRLEALGALGLTEAIASATEIRDNFGFVTIDFAPQPRIRLGKGLDEYWTKSVLNDEPFHQGSLIAGQRRLREAVTFVEARLARLVTGSGPQESFRRLSELHRRIAQGLGFLVYEVGSSAEAGVIFETVNERGRDLSELEKAKNYLLYLASSIPDGRGEQLANLINSAWAQMFQNLAREGVDADNQLLRVHWLATVDPDFHNWVGAGSLKKRFDRSKYIATAMRIVSSADIVEDQTASWGRLSTDITDYVSSLRDSSFILREMSDPQAAFESFENKQEKEQARLNLAALSRTRIVAPYRPLLLAARLRHPQNGAFYAELADLCERYSARVFVIEQRRANAGSAGLARIAHKLYRGIIGPSDAIDQVTALLWRYAPDGRLATTLYSTEEDWYGRRGHKYFLYEYERSLWGSRPGLKLPAFTEFSSSQASQRTTEHILPQHPRRGRGWSKFFTSRERALLVNSLGNLILTLDNSVYSDKGFAGKRGIPGQVGVACYANGRLQQERALAAFVNWTPETIAARQQSLAAWAMERWAVTAPSSMAITATDDDDDGEEEVEDEAELEIEVQPD from the coding sequence ATGGCCACCAAAAACCTTGGGCTCAATCTGACTGAGGTCATTGACGGCAGACTATTCACCATCGCAGATTATCAACGCCCATTCTCGTGGGGAGAAAAGCAACTGGGTGATTTGTGGGAGGACCTCGACCTTATGGGTGGCGCCGGTTCTCACTACGCCGGCACCCTTGTTTTGCGTCCAGTCGCCGACGTCGCCGATGATCGGAGCGAGCTGCGTCAGTTCGAGGTGATCGACGGTCAGCAGCGGCTCACTACCTGTTTTCTCATACTCGACCGCATCCGTCGGCGCCTGGAAGCCCTCGGTGCCCTCGGCCTAACCGAGGCAATCGCGTCGGCAACCGAGATCCGTGACAACTTCGGATTTGTGACCATCGACTTCGCCCCGCAGCCTCGCATTCGGCTCGGCAAAGGACTGGACGAATACTGGACGAAAAGTGTGCTTAACGATGAGCCATTCCACCAGGGATCGCTCATCGCAGGCCAGCGACGACTGAGGGAGGCGGTCACTTTTGTGGAGGCAAGACTGGCCCGACTCGTCACTGGTTCTGGCCCCCAAGAGTCCTTCCGGAGATTGAGCGAGCTTCACCGTCGCATCGCTCAAGGGCTGGGATTCCTCGTCTACGAGGTGGGCTCGTCCGCGGAGGCTGGCGTGATCTTCGAGACGGTCAATGAGCGGGGACGCGACCTCAGCGAACTTGAGAAGGCCAAGAATTACCTTCTCTATTTGGCGAGCAGCATTCCGGACGGTCGCGGTGAACAGCTTGCTAATTTGATTAACTCGGCATGGGCACAAATGTTCCAAAACCTTGCCAGAGAGGGAGTCGACGCAGACAATCAGCTCTTACGCGTCCACTGGCTTGCGACGGTCGACCCGGATTTTCACAACTGGGTCGGCGCGGGCTCGCTCAAGAAGCGATTCGACCGCAGCAAGTACATCGCAACGGCGATGAGGATTGTGTCGAGTGCCGACATCGTTGAGGATCAGACAGCATCGTGGGGGCGATTGAGCACGGACATCACAGATTATGTTTCATCTCTGCGTGACAGCTCCTTCATCCTCAGGGAGATGTCCGATCCCCAAGCTGCATTCGAGTCGTTCGAAAATAAGCAGGAAAAAGAGCAGGCGCGCCTCAATTTGGCAGCGCTGAGTCGTACGAGAATAGTTGCGCCGTACCGTCCGTTGTTGCTGGCGGCGCGGTTGCGGCATCCGCAGAATGGCGCGTTCTATGCGGAATTGGCCGATCTCTGCGAACGATACTCGGCAAGGGTCTTCGTCATCGAACAACGACGTGCGAACGCCGGTTCCGCGGGCCTAGCGAGAATCGCTCACAAACTCTACCGAGGAATCATCGGTCCATCGGATGCGATTGATCAGGTTACAGCTTTGCTATGGCGCTACGCGCCTGATGGGCGCCTTGCCACAACGCTCTATTCAACCGAAGAGGACTGGTACGGCCGACGCGGTCACAAGTACTTCCTCTACGAATATGAGCGAAGCTTGTGGGGTTCGCGGCCAGGATTGAAACTGCCTGCGTTCACGGAGTTCTCTTCCTCGCAGGCTTCCCAACGAACGACGGAACATATTCTGCCTCAGCACCCTCGCCGGGGGCGTGGCTGGAGCAAATTCTTCACTTCCCGGGAGCGGGCCTTGCTCGTGAATTCGTTGGGAAATCTGATTTTGACACTCGACAATTCGGTCTACTCCGACAAGGGTTTCGCTGGCAAGCGGGGGATACCTGGCCAAGTCGGCGTTGCCTGCTACGCCAACGGCAGGCTTCAGCAGGAACGTGCACTGGCTGCCTTTGTCAACTGGACTCCGGAGACGATCGCTGCCCGGCAGCAATCCCTTGCGGCCTGGGCGATGGAGCGGTGGGCGGTTACCGCGCCCTCGTCGATGGCTATAACTGCAACGGACGACGACGATGACGGCGAGGAGGAGGTTGAGGACGAGGCTGAACTCGAAATTGAGGTCCAACCCGATTGA
- a CDS encoding permease prefix domain 1-containing protein: MTTASTLTDRYVAEAVRSLTRGQRRDIEAELRASIADAIEDRLGAGTDAAAAEREVLTELGPPRSLAASYSDRPTHLIGPDLFSDYVRVLAVLLSTAVPLWFVFSGVVTFVAGSSPLDSLWSALWGSLETAMSLVFAVTLVFAIIERTPALRSRRTAKWDPHSLPVVPDQRGYVSELVGGVVFLVVIASVIIVLQSVGAVDGPAGTPIGPFDASLWESGVFSVALFYSAVSISFHVFAHYTGWSVANAVATIALDVLFVVPAVWIVAGDRLLNADYFAAIGWPNGVEVVGLIALAVVVLFPLLDTVDAIARTVRTRRVRPTADVSG, encoded by the coding sequence ATGACGACAGCATCCACGCTCACCGATCGCTACGTTGCGGAAGCCGTTCGCAGCCTGACCCGTGGCCAGCGTCGGGACATCGAAGCGGAGCTGCGCGCCTCGATCGCCGATGCCATCGAGGATCGCCTTGGGGCGGGAACGGATGCTGCCGCTGCGGAACGCGAAGTGCTCACGGAACTCGGTCCGCCAAGAAGCCTCGCAGCGAGCTACTCGGACAGACCCACCCACCTGATCGGGCCGGATTTATTCAGCGACTATGTGCGCGTGCTCGCGGTGCTGCTCTCGACAGCCGTTCCACTCTGGTTCGTGTTCAGCGGCGTCGTCACCTTCGTGGCCGGTTCATCGCCACTCGACTCACTGTGGAGCGCCCTGTGGGGCTCGCTGGAGACAGCAATGTCACTCGTCTTCGCCGTGACACTGGTGTTCGCGATCATTGAACGCACGCCGGCATTGCGCTCGCGCCGCACAGCGAAGTGGGACCCGCACTCCCTCCCGGTCGTGCCCGACCAGCGGGGCTATGTGAGCGAGCTCGTCGGCGGGGTGGTCTTCCTGGTGGTGATTGCGAGCGTCATCATCGTGCTGCAGTCCGTGGGTGCCGTGGACGGTCCCGCTGGAACGCCGATTGGGCCCTTCGACGCTTCGTTGTGGGAGTCGGGCGTGTTCTCGGTTGCCCTCTTCTATTCAGCGGTGAGTATCAGCTTCCACGTCTTCGCCCACTACACAGGATGGTCGGTCGCCAACGCCGTGGCCACGATCGCGCTCGATGTGCTCTTCGTGGTTCCCGCCGTCTGGATCGTCGCCGGCGACCGACTGCTGAATGCCGACTATTTCGCGGCGATCGGGTGGCCGAACGGAGTGGAGGTCGTCGGCCTCATTGCACTGGCTGTGGTCGTGCTGTTCCCTCTGCTCGACACGGTCGATGCGATTGCCCGCACGGTGCGCACACGACGTGTTCGACCAACGGCCGACGTCAGCGGCTGA